A portion of the Leptospirales bacterium genome contains these proteins:
- the miaB gene encoding tRNA (N6-isopentenyl adenosine(37)-C2)-methylthiotransferase MiaB, whose translation MPTVGEVYLETYGCQMNEYDSGVVRAILGDAGFVRGIEPREGGVILLNTCAIRENAHQKVYRRLEALAYLKRRNPRTVIGILGCMAQNLGDDLFAQGLAVDFVAGPDNYRSLPEIIARVRSGEEAHISITQLSRSETYDDIAPVVRAGCLAFVTIMRGCDNFCSFCVVPFTRGRERSRDPSSIVAEVRALQAAGVREVTLLGQNVNSYRQGDVDFTGLVRQLLDQTDIARIRFTSPHPRDFPDSLIDLMASEDRFASSIHLPLQSGSSAVLQRMRRDYSRDEFLNLVRRLRQRIPDLGLTTDVIVGFCGETDEEFGETLSLMSEIRFDMAYMFRYSQRELTSANKHMPDDVSEETKLVRLNALIELQTSISRSRGEEMVGRIFETLVEGRSKRSADEWMARTASGRVCVFPAPPGVTLQDALGKLIEVQVESASSATLRGKWVGSQVLQ comes from the coding sequence ATGCCAACGGTCGGCGAAGTTTACCTGGAGACTTACGGCTGCCAGATGAACGAATACGACTCGGGAGTCGTTCGCGCCATCCTTGGCGACGCCGGATTTGTGCGCGGGATCGAACCGCGCGAGGGCGGCGTGATTTTGCTGAACACCTGCGCCATCCGCGAGAATGCCCACCAAAAAGTGTACCGCCGCCTCGAGGCGCTGGCCTACCTGAAGCGGCGCAATCCGCGAACCGTCATTGGCATTCTCGGCTGCATGGCGCAGAACCTCGGGGATGATTTGTTCGCCCAGGGCCTGGCCGTGGATTTTGTGGCCGGTCCCGACAACTATCGATCGCTTCCGGAAATCATTGCGCGAGTTCGCAGCGGCGAGGAAGCTCATATCAGCATTACGCAGCTCTCGCGCAGCGAAACTTACGATGACATCGCTCCGGTCGTGCGCGCCGGCTGCCTGGCGTTCGTGACCATCATGCGCGGCTGCGACAACTTCTGTAGTTTTTGCGTGGTGCCGTTCACTCGCGGCCGGGAGCGCAGTCGCGACCCGTCCTCCATCGTGGCGGAAGTCCGCGCCTTGCAGGCGGCCGGCGTGCGCGAAGTCACGCTCCTCGGTCAAAATGTAAATTCCTACCGTCAGGGCGATGTCGATTTTACCGGACTGGTCCGTCAACTCCTCGACCAGACAGACATAGCGCGCATCCGCTTTACCTCGCCTCATCCCCGTGACTTCCCCGATTCGCTGATCGATCTGATGGCCAGCGAAGATCGCTTTGCATCATCCATTCATCTGCCGCTGCAATCAGGCAGCAGCGCGGTACTGCAACGGATGCGACGAGACTATTCGCGCGACGAGTTTCTCAACCTGGTGCGCCGCCTGCGCCAGCGCATTCCCGACCTGGGCCTGACGACGGATGTCATTGTTGGATTTTGCGGCGAAACCGATGAAGAGTTTGGCGAAACGCTGTCCCTGATGAGCGAGATTCGTTTTGATATGGCCTATATGTTTCGCTATTCGCAGCGCGAATTGACATCGGCCAACAAGCACATGCCGGATGATGTCAGCGAAGAAACCAAGCTGGTGCGGCTGAATGCCCTGATCGAGCTGCAGACATCGATCTCCCGATCGCGCGGGGAGGAGATGGTTGGCCGAATATTCGAGACGTTGGTCGAAGGTCGCAGCAAGCGATCGGCCGACGAATGGATGGCCCGCACAGCATCCGGCCGAGTTTGCGTTTTCCCCGCGCCGCCAGGCGTCACGCTACAGGACGCCCTCGGAAAACTGATAGAGGTTCAAGTAGAATCCGCCAGCAGCGCAACGCTGCGCGGCAAATGGGTTGGCTCGCAAGTTCTCCAATGA
- a CDS encoding 1-acyl-sn-glycerol-3-phosphate acyltransferase: MNHTEVETPANLAIIGGGPFGLILSSVLAPKSQRVTLWLPDPREARRLQQERIGRVRGNPYRLHENVDIALDLKFLQEGQWALLIACPSRTFEEIAADAIRRLSSAGPHYLAVMTKGLASRSTRRKYGAATFHQYVDALLKEKERADIHSAVITGPSLLAEIYAQHYSFFNVGAHDQMTADVFRTLLHSETIHTADTRDCVGVEVGGLLKNPIAIACGMAELLPASGANLQGMILSQGFREMFRFGRAMGADPSTLMGMSGLADLIATAASPNSRNRSFGMQFVRRMMSEEEPGLMERIEALVRPTAVIEREVLASTELVEGAFSLEPVLELAAEHKIRMRLYQTIFDILSRRKPPEALAGLFVTRPMSLDTGRAMQLHNQSLSQAAGASFVALLRKRIYHSVSGQRGMSERIHRQAPNILKSLERRLERARRKKLRREIEAIPRELELWRRIEKAGPDTIRDAMEELIEYYADEIADNFRPAVRAALIRTIAPIRFMAGGMHGGAAIPYVEGEVESLKSMGARYNILYAPTHRSHLDSVEIALGLSWNGLPVPRYAAGINLMTQPFWAGILKAMGAYAVDRERIRNFLYLECLTGYSQMMLEAGIPSLVYPEGTRSRSGGICAIKTGLLSTAIDAYRSSGAEILIVPLALSYENVPEDREFAGVSEKSEMRDFVRGRTRCYMEVCAPIRVSHFIDREDPAQAIAGEIQSSWARRLKRLPNQVVARVICESEGEVAVSRLRDLCADFLQSRPANYLNRDASSTARQGLAMLKKRGVIKERSGAIVVTHPQMLRYYAEMAPATPEF, from the coding sequence ATGAATCATACCGAAGTAGAAACGCCGGCAAATCTTGCCATCATCGGCGGCGGACCATTTGGCCTGATACTCTCCAGCGTGCTGGCGCCAAAGAGTCAGCGAGTTACGCTGTGGCTTCCCGATCCGCGCGAGGCGCGTCGATTGCAGCAGGAGCGCATTGGCCGCGTTCGCGGCAATCCCTATCGGCTGCATGAGAATGTCGACATAGCGCTGGATTTGAAGTTCTTGCAAGAGGGCCAGTGGGCGCTGCTGATTGCCTGCCCCTCGCGCACGTTTGAGGAAATCGCCGCTGATGCAATTCGTCGTTTATCCTCGGCGGGACCGCACTATCTGGCGGTAATGACTAAGGGCCTGGCTTCACGCAGTACGCGGCGCAAATATGGTGCGGCGACATTCCATCAGTACGTTGATGCCCTCTTGAAAGAGAAGGAGCGCGCTGATATCCATAGCGCTGTGATAACTGGGCCGAGTCTGCTGGCAGAAATCTACGCTCAGCACTATAGTTTTTTCAATGTTGGCGCGCACGATCAAATGACCGCCGACGTATTTCGGACGCTATTGCATAGCGAGACCATTCATACTGCAGATACGCGAGACTGCGTGGGCGTTGAAGTCGGCGGGTTGCTGAAGAATCCTATTGCAATTGCCTGCGGCATGGCCGAGCTGCTGCCGGCCAGCGGCGCCAATTTACAGGGCATGATCCTCAGCCAGGGTTTCCGCGAGATGTTTCGTTTCGGTCGAGCGATGGGAGCTGACCCGAGTACTTTGATGGGGATGTCGGGCCTCGCGGATCTCATTGCTACCGCCGCCAGTCCCAACAGTCGAAATCGCTCCTTTGGCATGCAGTTTGTACGACGCATGATGAGCGAGGAAGAGCCGGGGCTTATGGAGCGCATTGAGGCGCTGGTCCGTCCTACCGCGGTGATTGAGCGCGAAGTGCTGGCCAGTACCGAGCTGGTGGAAGGCGCCTTCAGCCTGGAGCCAGTGCTGGAACTCGCCGCCGAACATAAGATTCGCATGCGTCTCTATCAGACGATATTTGATATCCTCTCCAGGCGCAAACCGCCAGAGGCGCTGGCCGGTCTTTTTGTAACACGTCCCATGTCGCTGGATACCGGGCGCGCCATGCAGCTCCACAATCAATCGCTCTCGCAGGCCGCAGGCGCCAGCTTTGTCGCTCTCTTGCGTAAGCGTATCTACCACAGTGTGTCGGGGCAACGCGGCATGAGCGAGCGTATTCACCGCCAGGCGCCGAATATTCTGAAAAGCCTGGAACGCAGGTTGGAGCGAGCGCGGCGTAAAAAATTGCGCCGTGAGATAGAGGCAATACCGCGCGAACTTGAACTCTGGCGGCGCATTGAAAAGGCCGGCCCCGATACAATTCGTGACGCAATGGAGGAGTTAATTGAATATTATGCCGATGAAATCGCTGACAATTTTCGACCGGCGGTGCGCGCGGCGCTGATCCGAACCATTGCTCCCATTCGTTTCATGGCTGGCGGAATGCACGGCGGGGCGGCTATTCCTTATGTCGAGGGCGAAGTGGAAAGCCTCAAGTCGATGGGCGCACGCTACAACATCCTCTACGCTCCAACGCATCGCTCGCATCTGGACTCGGTGGAGATTGCTCTGGGTCTGAGCTGGAATGGCCTGCCTGTGCCGCGCTATGCTGCCGGGATCAATTTGATGACGCAGCCTTTCTGGGCCGGTATTCTCAAGGCCATGGGCGCATACGCGGTGGATCGCGAACGAATTCGCAACTTCCTCTATCTGGAGTGTCTTACTGGCTATTCGCAGATGATGCTGGAAGCAGGCATTCCCTCGCTGGTCTATCCAGAGGGTACGCGCAGTCGAAGCGGCGGAATTTGCGCTATCAAGACCGGACTTTTGAGCACGGCCATCGATGCCTACCGCAGCTCCGGAGCTGAAATCCTGATCGTGCCGCTGGCCCTTTCTTACGAGAACGTACCGGAAGACCGCGAATTTGCCGGCGTCTCGGAAAAGAGTGAGATGCGCGATTTCGTGCGCGGCCGGACGCGCTGCTATATGGAAGTATGCGCTCCCATTCGCGTATCGCATTTCATCGATCGCGAGGACCCGGCGCAGGCTATTGCCGGGGAGATTCAATCTTCCTGGGCTCGTCGGCTCAAGCGTTTGCCGAATCAGGTCGTTGCTCGCGTGATTTGCGAATCAGAAGGAGAAGTCGCTGTCTCCCGTCTAAGAGATTTATGCGCCGATTTCCTACAGAGTCGGCCGGCCAACTACCTGAACCGCGATGCATCGTCTACCGCCCGGCAAGGGCTGGCGATGCTGAAAAAGCGCGGCGTAATCAAGGAGCGATCGGGTGCAATCGTTGTAACACATCCGCAAATGTTGCGATACTATGCGGAGATGGCGCCGGCTACGCCAGAATTCTAA
- a CDS encoding Gfo/Idh/MocA family oxidoreductase: MNSRIKLGLVGTGHMGQYHVNVAAGIAEYEVRGIYDASPDRRTEVAERFGVSPAESLDDLIDEVDALVVAVPTVYHYEVALGALKRGKHVLVEKPMCATPEQARELVATAEANNLIIQVGHVERFNGAVLELNKIVDRPLLIESRRLSPFNPRIGDVGVVLDLMIHDIDIILNMVNDQVTSVHARGMRALTDHEDVAVATLQFENGCVANLVASRMTQAKIRRLNITQENAYIVLDFATQDIDIHRRATSAYLMTREELKYKQEAFVEKIAVHRDNPLRQEHLHFLNCVRGVQEPLVSPQEELRTLQIASTILDQIRDSMGATAR; this comes from the coding sequence ATGAATTCGCGCATCAAGCTTGGTCTGGTAGGTACTGGCCACATGGGCCAGTATCATGTCAACGTAGCCGCCGGTATTGCTGAATATGAAGTTCGCGGAATCTACGATGCCAGTCCCGATCGTCGCACTGAAGTTGCCGAGCGCTTTGGCGTCAGTCCGGCGGAGTCGCTCGACGACCTGATCGACGAAGTCGATGCCCTGGTGGTCGCTGTCCCCACCGTTTATCACTACGAAGTCGCCCTTGGCGCGCTAAAGCGCGGAAAGCATGTGCTGGTAGAGAAGCCGATGTGCGCCACCCCTGAACAGGCTCGCGAGCTTGTGGCAACGGCGGAAGCGAACAATCTGATCATTCAGGTTGGGCACGTAGAGCGTTTCAACGGCGCTGTGCTGGAATTGAATAAAATCGTTGATCGTCCGTTGCTCATTGAATCACGGCGATTGTCTCCCTTCAATCCGCGTATTGGCGACGTTGGCGTTGTACTCGATTTGATGATCCACGATATCGACATTATTCTGAACATGGTAAATGATCAAGTGACCAGCGTGCATGCTCGAGGAATGCGTGCGCTTACCGATCATGAAGACGTCGCTGTTGCTACGCTGCAATTTGAGAACGGTTGCGTGGCAAATCTGGTTGCCAGCCGTATGACGCAGGCCAAGATCCGTCGACTGAATATCACCCAGGAGAACGCCTACATTGTTCTGGATTTTGCCACACAGGATATCGACATCCACCGGCGAGCAACCAGCGCTTACTTGATGACTCGCGAGGAGCTCAAGTACAAGCAAGAGGCCTTTGTAGAAAAGATCGCCGTCCATCGCGACAATCCACTGCGGCAGGAGCATCTGCATTTTCTCAACTGTGTCCGGGGAGTGCAAGAACCGCTGGTCAGTCCCCAGGAGGAATTGCGCACGCTGCAGATTGCCTCAACGATCCTTGATCAGATTCGCGATTCTATGGGAGCGACGGCGCGGTGA
- a CDS encoding cyclic nucleotide-binding domain-containing protein, whose amino-acid sequence MSLDPTKPLQQAKIPAGSPVLRAGSQMQSLVLVHQGEVAAINRLDRTGKRRLYTLGANSFPGFAQLLNGQPLPCHYVASKDCVVSSFPARGAYQSLILSKLNVGVMAARSLLQEAMQSQQAVRGLSAYLAQLLKISDNLSLAYYRCNPQPFDPGQTQGGEVIDATVTQARITVSDFLQNGGQFPQAINLIWLQSDNSGLLKKSYEFDSEFDMDEFNFVRRLLGLAPNIQGAMFQADIKILEGLSRKLATMTQASIQELYQLHDSVDLGLESLLEGDYAFVEKFFLLSDLLDSGWNNVSLPEFTAICRFLVSSADTLLRGYQQNFGIVFEGTSPSLEKLRAFLDQHQDELTASQEKPVTEIKAGVDMQAVKSELAGSVGKIMSFLKIGADDQKNLIAQLKAFKKQQNPMDSGGDARKIRRQISQSYWKVYEAGYYKFRESHGNVPMPVKLMLNYGFFDEELLDDDHLAYIFSAEDNSAARHRIYNSLDWLDRVSRAEEPPSVDEMGLTYFEKMKTEFKDRGWKKDSDMTADVNTAERRVHYEIQSFLEVNVRLTTGSPTTAFPLLTRYQVTMALDKAQVTYERLSQEIDNLLAVDFSAFHREVLLNDESRDILKEFIQTQVIPNFIIVPSIGTKVMMWQDVSGRSKSSPGRIAVPVFATADLFTLLMEAVAAFRWELTKTIMGPDWNNVSQPSITADYTDYVQFYKKNRELSPELKEKLAVEFKRFRSDRDRFVNDYINWIKFESQGVMKLNKVVRAILYRHIPFAKSIRDNVANQPAFSDIHNRFKNIRTRKLRELEVRYRKFGESMPKELQENLDFYKV is encoded by the coding sequence ATGAGTCTCGACCCAACGAAGCCTTTACAACAGGCGAAAATTCCAGCGGGCTCGCCGGTACTGCGCGCCGGTTCCCAGATGCAAAGCCTGGTGCTCGTGCATCAGGGCGAGGTCGCGGCAATCAATCGCCTCGATCGGACCGGGAAACGTCGTCTCTACACGCTTGGGGCGAATTCCTTCCCTGGCTTTGCACAATTGCTGAATGGCCAGCCCCTTCCCTGTCACTATGTTGCTTCAAAGGATTGTGTAGTTAGTTCTTTTCCGGCGCGCGGCGCCTACCAGTCGTTGATTCTCAGCAAGCTCAACGTCGGGGTCATGGCCGCGCGCTCGCTGCTGCAGGAGGCAATGCAGAGTCAGCAGGCTGTCCGCGGTCTTTCCGCGTATCTGGCGCAGCTGCTGAAGATTTCAGACAACCTTTCCCTGGCATACTACCGCTGCAATCCGCAACCCTTTGATCCCGGCCAGACTCAAGGCGGGGAAGTCATCGATGCAACCGTTACGCAAGCCAGAATTACAGTTTCAGACTTTCTGCAAAACGGCGGACAGTTTCCGCAGGCAATCAATCTGATCTGGTTGCAGAGCGACAACTCCGGTCTGTTGAAGAAGAGCTACGAATTTGATTCTGAATTTGATATGGACGAATTCAATTTTGTCCGGCGACTACTGGGGCTCGCGCCAAACATTCAGGGCGCCATGTTTCAGGCTGATATTAAGATCCTTGAAGGTTTGAGCCGCAAGCTGGCGACGATGACGCAGGCCAGCATTCAGGAATTATATCAGCTGCACGATTCCGTAGATCTTGGTCTGGAAAGCCTGCTGGAAGGAGACTACGCCTTCGTCGAGAAGTTCTTCTTGCTGTCCGATCTGCTCGATTCCGGATGGAACAATGTTTCACTGCCGGAATTTACGGCCATCTGTAGATTTCTGGTTAGCAGCGCAGACACCCTGTTGCGCGGCTATCAGCAAAACTTTGGAATCGTATTTGAAGGGACTTCGCCCTCGCTGGAAAAGCTGCGCGCATTTCTCGATCAACACCAGGACGAATTGACCGCCTCGCAGGAAAAGCCTGTTACCGAAATCAAAGCGGGCGTCGACATGCAGGCCGTGAAAAGTGAGCTGGCCGGCTCGGTCGGTAAGATCATGAGTTTCTTGAAGATCGGCGCCGACGATCAGAAGAACTTGATCGCTCAGCTAAAGGCTTTCAAGAAGCAGCAAAACCCCATGGATTCCGGCGGCGATGCGCGTAAGATTCGACGGCAAATCAGTCAGTCCTACTGGAAGGTGTACGAGGCCGGATACTATAAGTTTCGTGAATCGCACGGCAATGTGCCGATGCCCGTAAAGCTGATGTTGAACTATGGCTTCTTCGACGAGGAGCTGTTGGACGACGATCACCTCGCCTATATATTCAGCGCCGAAGACAATAGCGCCGCTCGCCACCGGATTTACAATTCGCTGGACTGGCTGGACCGGGTTTCCAGGGCCGAAGAACCGCCTTCCGTCGACGAGATGGGCCTCACCTACTTTGAAAAGATGAAAACGGAGTTTAAGGATCGCGGTTGGAAGAAAGACAGCGATATGACTGCGGATGTAAACACCGCAGAGCGCCGCGTACACTACGAAATCCAAAGCTTTTTGGAAGTCAACGTGCGACTGACTACCGGCTCGCCGACCACGGCCTTTCCCTTGCTCACACGCTATCAGGTCACGATGGCGCTGGATAAGGCGCAGGTTACCTACGAGCGCCTCAGTCAGGAAATCGACAATTTGCTGGCCGTGGACTTTTCGGCTTTCCACCGAGAAGTTCTACTGAATGACGAATCTCGCGATATCCTCAAGGAATTCATCCAGACTCAGGTCATTCCGAATTTCATTATCGTTCCTTCCATTGGAACCAAGGTGATGATGTGGCAGGACGTTTCCGGGAGAAGCAAGAGCTCGCCCGGCCGAATTGCCGTTCCCGTTTTCGCTACGGCGGACCTTTTTACTCTTTTGATGGAGGCGGTAGCCGCCTTCCGCTGGGAATTAACCAAGACCATCATGGGCCCGGACTGGAACAACGTTTCTCAGCCTTCCATCACCGCCGACTACACCGACTACGTTCAATTCTATAAGAAGAACAGAGAGCTGAGCCCGGAATTGAAGGAAAAGCTGGCGGTAGAATTCAAACGTTTCCGCAGCGACCGCGATCGATTTGTCAATGACTATATCAACTGGATCAAGTTCGAGTCACAGGGCGTTATGAAGTTGAACAAAGTGGTGCGTGCGATCCTCTACCGGCACATCCCTTTTGCCAAGAGTATTCGTGACAACGTTGCCAACCAACCGGCCTTTTCCGATATCCACAATCGATTCAAGAATATTCGGACGCGCAAATTGCGCGAGCTGGAAGTCCGCTACCGGAAGTTTGGCGAATCCATGCCCAAAGAACTGCAAGAAAATCTCGATTTTTATAAGGTCTAA
- the fliM gene encoding flagellar motor switch protein FliM, translating to MTEILSQDEIDALLTAISSGEVDPEDYSSVGEQKKVKIYDFRRPDKFSKDQIRTLQMMHETFARLTTTALSAQLRALVSVHVGSVDQLTYEEFIRSIPNPTTLAVINMDPLRGSAVLEIDPSITFTIIDRLFGGPGEPTKITRELSDIEMSVMEGIIVRILGNLREAWSTVIDLRPRLGNIETNPQFAQIVPPNDMVVLITLETKVGDVEGMTNLCIPYITIEPIISKLSAQYWYAQIRRGDEDQNRDIIQDRLDQVMIPLRCEVGDVELPLQDIVSLNVGDVVKLSATHIKSDMVVKVGDRRKFSCRPGKIGSRLCIQIGETLEDIPDELLGSTKSDEED from the coding sequence ATGACCGAAATTCTATCGCAGGACGAAATCGACGCGCTGCTGACTGCAATTTCGTCGGGCGAGGTCGACCCCGAAGACTACAGCTCCGTCGGCGAACAGAAAAAGGTCAAGATCTACGATTTCAGGCGTCCGGACAAGTTCTCTAAAGACCAGATTCGTACGCTGCAGATGATGCATGAAACTTTCGCCCGTTTGACCACAACGGCGCTCTCCGCTCAGCTTCGCGCCCTTGTCAGCGTCCACGTTGGCTCAGTGGACCAGCTGACCTACGAGGAATTTATTCGCTCCATCCCGAATCCAACAACTCTGGCCGTGATCAACATGGATCCGCTGCGCGGTTCTGCTGTACTGGAAATTGATCCGAGCATTACCTTTACGATCATCGACCGACTATTTGGCGGTCCCGGCGAACCAACCAAGATCACTCGAGAACTCTCAGATATCGAGATGTCAGTTATGGAAGGCATCATCGTCCGGATTCTTGGCAACCTCCGGGAAGCATGGTCCACCGTGATCGACCTGCGGCCGCGACTGGGCAACATCGAGACCAATCCACAGTTTGCGCAAATCGTTCCGCCCAATGACATGGTGGTGTTGATTACCCTGGAAACTAAAGTGGGCGATGTGGAAGGAATGACGAACCTTTGTATTCCCTATATTACAATTGAACCTATTATTTCTAAGTTGTCCGCACAGTACTGGTACGCCCAGATTCGGCGCGGCGACGAAGATCAGAACCGCGATATCATTCAGGATCGCCTGGATCAGGTGATGATTCCCCTGCGCTGCGAAGTTGGCGACGTGGAGCTTCCTCTGCAGGATATTGTAAGCCTCAATGTCGGCGATGTGGTCAAACTTTCGGCCACCCACATAAAATCCGATATGGTCGTGAAGGTTGGGGACCGTCGCAAATTCAGCTGTCGTCCTGGCAAGATTGGCAGCCGTCTTTGTATCCAGATCGGCGAGACGCTGGAAGACATTCCAGACGAGTTGCTGGGATCAACCAAATCGGACGAAGAAGACTGA
- a CDS encoding tetratricopeptide repeat protein, which produces MPKFSDLICFLLCLFLSLPSALGARASSARQNAARSAEARQLLVRAAGEDDLRALATLAQARQLDSSNPEIHFRIGYIYQKMNRRPDSAASYEAALRLSPCHVSALNNLANLRRDANQDARALPLLQKAIRCNPRLVQPYYNLGNLYRDSEQLELAVANYRQALNLAPRHIHARHNLAVVQLNRAERIQQPSDPRRAELLRAALQEFERAARLEATDPLLLANHGRALELLGLRDAALQKYRRALEILPSGGRWRLELGRRIQRLQILDGGQAGDI; this is translated from the coding sequence ATGCCGAAGTTCTCGGATCTGATCTGCTTTCTGCTCTGTCTTTTTTTGTCGCTTCCTTCAGCGTTAGGCGCCCGCGCCTCAAGCGCACGACAGAATGCGGCGCGATCGGCCGAAGCGCGTCAGCTGCTGGTGCGAGCAGCCGGCGAGGATGACCTGCGCGCCCTGGCTACCCTGGCCCAGGCGCGCCAGCTGGATTCCTCTAATCCGGAGATTCACTTTCGCATCGGCTATATCTATCAGAAGATGAATCGTCGGCCGGATAGCGCGGCAAGCTACGAAGCCGCGCTGCGACTCTCGCCCTGCCATGTGTCAGCACTCAACAATCTCGCCAACCTTCGGCGCGATGCAAACCAGGACGCTCGAGCGCTGCCGTTGTTGCAGAAGGCAATTCGCTGCAACCCGCGGCTGGTTCAACCTTACTACAATCTTGGCAACCTCTACCGCGACAGCGAGCAGCTCGAACTCGCCGTCGCCAACTACCGGCAGGCTCTCAACCTGGCGCCCCGTCACATACACGCTCGTCACAATCTGGCGGTAGTACAACTCAATCGAGCGGAAAGAATTCAGCAGCCATCCGATCCGCGGCGGGCAGAACTGTTGCGGGCTGCGCTGCAAGAATTTGAACGCGCTGCAAGACTGGAAGCAACGGACCCCTTGCTGCTGGCAAACCATGGCCGCGCCCTGGAACTCCTCGGCTTACGGGATGCCGCGCTGCAGAAATACAGACGGGCCCTGGAAATTCTCCCCAGCGGCGGGCGCTGGCGGCTGGAGCTCGGGCGTCGAATCCAGCGATTGCAGATTCTGGACGGCGGTCAGGCCGGCGACATTTAG
- the sthA gene encoding Si-specific NAD(P)(+) transhydrogenase produces the protein MEGSAATEYDVVVIGSGPAGEGAAMQCAKAGRRTAMVERLPQVGGACTHSGTIPSKALRQSVQDLISFKRNPLFRSALDNLHTPLPELLRSAAAVIQSQVRMRQDFYERNHVDIIAGQARFAEAGVLSVVTAAGERLLHARNFFVATGSRPYRPADIDFSHPRICDSDSILNLSETPQSLTVYGAGVIGCEYASIFRGLGVKLNLINMREKLLAFLDDEIVDALAYHLREQGVLIRHNEEYERVEGRDDGVILHLKSGKKLKSDYLLWANGRTGNSDGLGLEELGIAPDRRGNIPVNEFYQSSCSHIYAIGDVAGPPALASASYDQGRYAAAHLCQGRAAALKLHEAPAGIYTNPEISCIGKTERELTLAGAPYEVGHAFFRSLARAQIAGTTAGMLKLLFHRESGEILGIHCFGYQAAEIIHIGQAIMSQAAPVNDVHYFVNTTFNYPTMAEAYRVAALNGLNRLF, from the coding sequence ATGGAAGGCTCGGCGGCGACAGAGTACGATGTGGTAGTCATAGGCAGCGGGCCAGCGGGCGAAGGCGCTGCCATGCAGTGCGCCAAGGCCGGACGAAGAACGGCGATGGTGGAGCGATTGCCCCAGGTCGGGGGGGCCTGCACTCACAGCGGGACGATACCCAGCAAAGCCCTGCGTCAGTCCGTGCAGGATTTGATCAGCTTCAAACGGAATCCGCTGTTTCGCAGCGCTCTGGATAATTTGCACACTCCGTTGCCCGAGTTGCTGCGCAGCGCCGCCGCGGTTATTCAATCCCAGGTGCGTATGCGCCAGGATTTCTACGAAAGAAACCACGTGGATATTATCGCCGGTCAGGCGCGCTTTGCAGAAGCCGGGGTCCTGTCGGTGGTCACAGCCGCGGGCGAACGGCTGCTTCATGCACGGAATTTTTTCGTTGCGACCGGTTCGAGGCCGTACCGACCGGCAGACATCGATTTCAGTCATCCCAGAATTTGCGATAGCGATTCCATTCTCAATTTGAGCGAAACTCCGCAAAGCCTCACAGTCTACGGGGCGGGAGTCATTGGCTGTGAATACGCTTCGATATTTCGCGGCCTTGGCGTGAAGTTGAATTTGATCAATATGCGTGAGAAGCTGCTGGCTTTTCTGGACGACGAAATTGTAGACGCCCTCGCCTATCATCTCCGGGAACAAGGCGTGCTGATTCGACACAATGAGGAATACGAGCGCGTCGAGGGCCGTGACGACGGCGTCATACTGCATTTGAAATCGGGAAAAAAGCTCAAATCCGACTACCTGCTGTGGGCCAACGGACGAACCGGAAACTCCGATGGCCTTGGTCTGGAGGAGCTTGGCATTGCGCCCGATCGACGGGGGAACATTCCCGTAAATGAGTTTTATCAATCGAGCTGCAGCCACATCTACGCAATCGGCGACGTGGCCGGTCCGCCGGCGTTGGCCAGCGCATCCTATGACCAAGGACGCTATGCCGCTGCACATCTTTGCCAGGGAAGGGCGGCGGCTCTGAAGTTGCACGAGGCCCCGGCCGGCATCTACACCAATCCTGAAATCAGCTGCATTGGCAAGACAGAGCGCGAGCTGACCCTTGCCGGAGCGCCCTACGAAGTGGGTCACGCATTCTTTCGCAGCCTGGCCAGAGCGCAAATTGCCGGAACCACGGCAGGCATGCTGAAGCTGCTTTTTCATCGGGAAAGCGGCGAAATTCTGGGTATCCATTGCTTTGGCTACCAGGCCGCAGAAATCATTCATATTGGCCAGGCGATCATGAGCCAGGCCGCACCGGTCAATGACGTGCATTACTTTGTTAATACAACATTCAACTATCCGACAATGGCCGAAGCCTATCGGGTTGCGGCGCTGAATGGTTTGAACCGTCTCTTCTAG